Part of the Deinococcus reticulitermitis genome is shown below.
GCCGCCCGCTTTTCAGGCGTCCAAGTCGGAGCTTCTCATGAGTACAAGGCTCATTCCCGCTTTGGTGGGTAGGTCAGATGAAAGACAATTAAGGACCTCCTGACGCCTTCTCATGAGAGTAGTCCCTACACTGGACCCATGGAACGCAAGCCCCTCGTCCTCGTGATCGAAGACGAAAAAGACATTGCCCGGTTCATCGAACTGGAGCTCGCCGCCGAGGGCTACGCCACCGAGGTGGCCTTCGACGGGGTGACGGGCCTGTCGAAATTCCGTGAAGTCAACCCCGACCTCGTGATTCTCGACCTGATGCTGCCGGTCCTCGACGGCCTCGAGGTCGCGCGGCGCATTCGCAAGACGAGCAACACTCCCATTATCATCCTGACCGCCAAAGACGGCATCCAGGACAAGGTCGAAGGCCTCGACTCCGGCGCCGACGACTACCTGATCAAGCCCTTTTCCATTGAGGAACTGCTCGCCCGCGTCCGCGCGCACCTGCGCCGGGTCAACCCCGCCGTGACAGGGGAGGTGCGGGTCGCCGACCTCGTGATGAACCTCGACGGGCGCGAGATTTTCCGGGGCGGGCGCCGGGTCGAGCTCTCGGCCAAGGAGTTCGAGCTGCTCGAACTGCTCGCCCGCAACCCCGGCAAGGTCTTCTCGCGCTTCGAGATCGAGGAAAAGGTCTGGCCCGAGTACACCGGCGGCAGCAACGTCGTGGACGTGTATATCGGCTACCTGCGCCGCAAGCTTGAGGAAGGCGGTGAGCGCCGGCTGATCCACACCGTGCGCGGCGTCGGCTACGTGCTGCGCGAGGAATAGCGCGGCCCAGAGCGCGGGGGGCGAAGGTGGGGGAGACCCGGCCTTCGCCCCCCGCCTTTGCTGGAACTCAGCCCAGCATCCGTGTTAGCCCAGCATCAGGGCGTTGAACTCTTCCATCAGGCTCTCGCCCTCGGCGGTGGTGCGCGCGACGACGAGGATGGTGTCCTCGCCGGCGAGCGTCCCCACGATCTCGTCGCGTTTCCAGCGGTCGAGCAGCAGCGCCACGCCGGTCGCGTGCCCGTCGGCGGTGCGGATCACGAGCAGGTTCTCGCCCCGGTCTACGTCTTGCACAAAGTTCTGAAACAGTCGCCCGAGCTGCTCCTCAACGTCGCTCTCGCCGCCGTACTGCGCCAGCGCGTAGCGGTGCCGCCCCTTGCCGATGGGCAGGCGCACCAACCTGAGTTCGTTGATGTCGCGGCTCACGGTTGCCTGCGTGACGTGAACGCCTTCTTTCGAGAGCAGCGCCACGAGTTCCGCCTGAGTCGAGACGCTCTCGCGCATGATGATGTCCTGAATTCGCTTCTGCCGCTGTTCCTTGCCGATTTCCCTGCCGAGCATCTGCCGCCCATCGTATGCATAACGGGTGCATAAAGCAAATGCCGCCGAAGGGGGTAACAGTGAGAAGCCCCCAGGCGAACCGGGGGGCCTCCCGCTGAGAGGAATGGGTCAGTCGCTCGCCGTCAGACCACCCGCCGGACCCGCCGCCTGAGCGGGGGGCGCCATGCGCCGGCGCTCGAACTGCCAGAAGACGCTGGGGACCACGTAGAAGGTGAGCAGGGTGCTCGTGATCACGCCGCCGAGGATCACGATGCCCAGGCCCCGGCGGAACTCGGCGCCCTCGCCCTGGCCGAGCACGAGCGGGATCGAGATCACGAGGACGGTGAGCGTGGTCATCAGGATCGGGCGAAAGCGCAGCTCGGCGGCTTCGAGCAGGGCTTCACGCAGCGGCAGCGAGCGCGCCCGCTCGGTCACGAATTCGAGGTACAGAATCGAGTTCTTGGTGGACAGCCCGAGCAGGATCACCATCCCGAGCACCGTGATCACGTCGAGGTCCACGCCGAACAGGCTGAGCGTCCACAGCGCCCCCACGATCGCGAGCGGGACCGGCAGCAGCAGGTAAACCGGGTAGCGGAACGAGTTGAACTGGCTGCCGAGCACGAGGTAGGTCAGCAGAATCGAGGCGACCAGCAGAATCGGGCCGTAGAACACCAGGTCGCCGGTCAGGCCTGCGCTGCCGAACGCCGAGGCGTTGCCGAGCGTCACGCCGCCCGCGAGCAGCCCCGCGTCCTGCACCCGCTGCGTCAGCTCGCGCTGATAACCGAAAGAATTGGGACCGCCCGGCACCAGATTGAGGTCGATGGTGGCCGTGTAGGACTTGTTGTAGCGGCTCAGCGTGGCCGGAGCCTGCGCGACCTCGAACCGTCCCAGGCTGGAGAGCGGCACGTTGGCGCCGAGGGCCGGCGAATAGACGGTCTGAGACAGCAGGCTCTGCTCGTTCTGAATTAGGGCGGGGTTGAGGCGCACCACGATGTCCACGCTCTGGTCGCCGTCGCGGACCGTACCGGCGACCGTGCCGTTGTTGTAGATCCTCAGGGCCTGCGCCACGTCGTTGGCGGTGAGCCCTGTTCCCGCGAGCCGGGTGGGGTCGGGGACGAAGGTGCGCTCCTGGCGGGTGGCCGAGAGGCTGCTCTCGAGCGACAGGACGTTGGGGTCCTGCCCGAGCAGCCGGGTCACGGCGCGGTTGGCCTCGCGCAGCCGCTCCTGGTTGGGGGCGGTGAGGGCCAGGCTGATGTCGGCGCTGCCCCCGGGGCC
Proteins encoded:
- a CDS encoding response regulator transcription factor, which translates into the protein MERKPLVLVIEDEKDIARFIELELAAEGYATEVAFDGVTGLSKFREVNPDLVILDLMLPVLDGLEVARRIRKTSNTPIIILTAKDGIQDKVEGLDSGADDYLIKPFSIEELLARVRAHLRRVNPAVTGEVRVADLVMNLDGREIFRGGRRVELSAKEFELLELLARNPGKVFSRFEIEEKVWPEYTGGSNVVDVYIGYLRRKLEEGGERRLIHTVRGVGYVLREE
- the argR gene encoding arginine repressor, with the protein product MLGREIGKEQRQKRIQDIIMRESVSTQAELVALLSKEGVHVTQATVSRDINELRLVRLPIGKGRHRYALAQYGGESDVEEQLGRLFQNFVQDVDRGENLLVIRTADGHATGVALLLDRWKRDEIVGTLAGEDTILVVARTTAEGESLMEEFNALMLG